TCGACCTCAAAGTCAATGCACATCGCAATTGAGGATTTGCAACTCGATCATCTCACCGTTGTACACGCTGGTGAGGCAACGTTTCCCCTAGCAGAGAAAATTACGGCGAAGTCTCTACGAGAGTTCGCAGTTTAGGCTCAGTCAACTTCCTTTCAGCAGCTCGAAATTCTCGGTTTTAATCATGGCATCACCTGCAAAGCCCCTCTAAGATGCGCGATTGGGAGTCAGAGTTCGTGAGAGATAAGATGGGCAAAATTGAAGTGTCGATGGGCGAGGATGGGACGGTTTTTGTGGAGCTGGAGAAATCCGTTTTGCTCGAGATTCCGACGTGGATTACCGACTCCAGCAATCCCGACGAAGCGGTCTTGATTTGTGAGTTTCACAGGCGTCAGAAGCTGACGGACGAAGAGCTCTACGACTTGATTCTCTATGTGTTGGAAGATTTCTTTCGACAAGCTGACCAGCATCTCTGCTGGGAATTCGTGGACTTGGACCGCGAAAGCTGGGCGCGTGGACCTATGGGTGTGCCTCTGGTTTCGTGGACAAGCATCGAGGACGCGTGGCCGCCAGGCATTGAGACTCGTCCTACCCAACTGAAGGGCGCACCGCGTGTCTCCGGGCTTCAAGAGGTTGGGGCGGTCAAGGGTTTCAGAAGCATTTTGACCGCGATTACGGCCACACCGGACGGCCGGTTTATCACGGCACATGGGAGCGGCGATATTCAGCTCGTGGACCCAAAGACTGGCAAGAAGGAGAAGGTCACCAAGCTTGAAACGCCGATGGGGCTCGGCAGTGTCTGGATTACTCAAGCGGGCGTTGTGGTGGCGCACTCGCGGAACAAGGTCTTTGCTCTGGCGGATGGAAAGCTGAGTGAGCTCGATTTCTTAGGTCTTGCGTGCATGCCTTCACCGGATGGCACTCGGGTAGCGATTGGTGATGATGAAGGCGATGTCCGGATTTGTTCGTTGCCAGATCTCAAGGAAATAGGGCGGTTTCAGGCGGCACACGGCGTGCCGTGGCAGGAGGGGTGGAGCCGTTCCAAAAGCTATTGGCCATGCATTTGGAACCTGAGCTTCATTGATGAGACGCACATTGTGGTGAGCCACACATTTCCGATTATCTCTTTCTGGAATATCGACACCCACGAGCGCCTCAATGTCATGATTGATTATGAAATTCCAAGGCCTTCGATAGCCCAAACTGGTCGAATCATTGCTCACGCAGGGCAGGGCCTAATCAGGGTGATTTCTGCCGAAGGAGATGTTTGCGGCGAGCATCGACACGCAGAGACTACGTTTCGGATGAGTTGCGCGGGACTTGGCAGAGGAGGGCGCGTGGCGTGCACGCAGTACTCGGGCTCCACCATTCGTGTTTGGGACGCAGAAACAGGCAATCTTTTTGCCGAAGTACCGTGCCGCAAGAACGAGCCTTTTGCTGTCAGCGATTCAATGCTCGCCTGCGTTCACCCGGAGACGCGCCAGCTGACGTTCTACGAACTCCCAATCACCTAACGGCACCGTCGTTGAGCTGGCCGAGCGTTGCGTTTGCGGTCAATCCTAACCGCGCGTCACCATGTGGCTAGAGCTGTCCTTTGAACCAAATCGCACTGCTCCCAGATACGGGTAAGCGACGCCATTCACCTGATTCAACGTGTATGGCGAAAGCCTCATAATCAGGTTTGTGACCCACAAAGAAGTTGACGTATTTCCGTCCACTGTACCGAGTGGAGCGCACCAGGAGATGTTGGCTGTCCGGCGAAAAGGCGAGGATATCTATCAACTCAGGTCTCGAGGTGCTGGCATCGGCCGTCTGCCACGGAAGCAGTGGGGGCTCGAAGACGTGTTCCGTCAGCCGGCGCTTCATCCCATCTTGCCACACCCAGATCTCGCCATCATAACGTACCGCCAGAGTCTTTCCGTTGGGGCTCCACAGAAGATCGTGTCCACCCTCGTAGATGGTATCAAGTCCCATTCGGTCTGATCTGGGACCGAGAGCGAAACGGTCAACTAGGGTCTGCTCTCGAGTCACAATGGAGATTTGGAGCCGTGAATCGTACGTCATCAGGGCAAACCGGTCTAAAACCGGGTTGTAGTCAACATGTCCGAAACTGCCTTCGACGGGCAGGTTTCGGATAACACCGAGGGGCTCATTATGGGAAAGGGAGAAACCCAAAGAGTCCTCATCGGAGGACCACCACTCTCCGTTTGGTCCCAGACCTAAGTAGTCCGACCCAAGCCATTTTTTGAATTCGGACTCCGGAATCTCTCGGGGGGTTCCTTGCCCCAAGTACCAGCAGCTGTGGCCGGTGCCTCCCATCAGGTGTCCGCACATCAGGTTTCTCCCGTCGTTGAGCCGGTAGAACTTGGGTTGGCTCCCTACATTCAGTTGCCAATCCAACGTCTCAGTCTTTTGCGAAGTTACCCGTTGATACCTATGAGGTTCGCGATCCTCTTTTTGAAAAAAGACGATAGACTCATCTGCAGGGAGGACGTAGAGCGCCACCGGATGGGGCGTCTCGCCTCGACAGCTGAGCCCCAAAGCTCCTAAAAGAAACGTCAAATTCACGAGTCTGTTGCGCATCCGAATCCTTAATGTCCACGACCTTCCAAATCTATCCTCGTTCGTCTCGGATTCCAACTTATTCGGAAGTTGTCGACGTGACGACACACGAGATGAGCCTCCGTCTTGAAGAGCTCCAAATTTACCAAACAATTCAAATGACATACCCTGTCCGTTCCATGGACGAGAGGTCCGTCACTATGCCAGACCCCAACGAAAACTTCGTCTGGGCGAATGGCTCATACTTGTGGTTTGGAATTTGCGGCTTGGAAGGCGGGATCGACGGCTATTGTCGGAAAACAACGGGGCTCACGCGAGAGCTTTGGGACGAGTTTTTTGAGTTGCCGCAGTTCGCCAGGCGCAGGGAATTGGCGCTGGAGTGTTTGGCAACGGGTCACTCTTGGGCATTTCGACGTTCCATGGGACAATTGGGAATCACAAACCTTCTGCACGGCATTCTTGCTGGCTCAATTGCAAAGCTTACAGACGGCTTGATCTTGTCGGATGATTCTGCCTGGGAGTGGGAAAAGATGCCTTATACGACTGATGAGTTCCTTGCTGAGTTTTTCGTGCCCGAACGAACTGCGGATCCGAGACATCGTGGGTGGGCTGAAGAATGCCTGAAAAATATAGCAAGAGAGTTAACCGGATGAACAAAGTTCCGCGAGAGGAGGGTGGAGCCGTTCCAAAAGCTATTTGCCATGCATTTGGAGCCTCCTGACAACCAAATCCACATACTCACCATGCTTCATATTCTTGACGCTCGATGATCTTGTCGCGAGCGAATATGTCCAAAGCGTTCGGCTGGACCTCGATCATCTTTCATTGACCCATGAGGATACATGAATCTCTTCGTTGGGTGATTTAGTTTGAACTTTCAGGATTTAAGGCCTTGATGCGCGCGTAGAACGTGGAGGGTTCGAGCTGGGCTGGAAGCCCAGCGACCTGACCATCACCAAGCTCAATGACGACCCATCGGCCGGTTTCAAGGCGAGCAATATCCATAGTGAAAAATCGACTTTGGATGTGCTTTGCGAGTTCTTCGAATTCGTGCAGTGGCGGGGCAATGGTGCTTATTTGTTCGTCCCAGTAGGGGGTGCATGTCACGAGTTTAAGGTCCAAGAAGAAGAGTCGAAACTCCACGAACTGCGGCATCCCACTTTGAGGATGAGGGCCGATGGGATCGAGGTCCAGAAACTCACGGAATACCAGGCCTCCTGCCAGCGATTCACCTCGCAATTCGAGAAATCGGTCTATCACGCGTCGCGCGTGTTCTGTCTTGGAGGCGTCGGGTATGAAACACGCCTCATTCCAGTAGTGTTTCTCAGATTTTACGTAGTCTTTAATGATGACAGGCTTTGAACCAAAGACTTGGAGAGCGTTTTCAATCTGGCTGTCTAGATCGTGGGCTGAGAGCTCAAACCACACGGTTTTGGCGGTGTTGTCCGCAATAATCGAGTAGCTCGACGGAAGGTGATGGCAATGGACATATTGCTCTGGAGAGTTGATGAGTCTTATGCCGTGTGAAGCGCACTGGGAGTAGAGTTGCCGATACTCCTCGGCATGTAGCATCCAGCCCCGATACAGGGCCTGAGATGGCTTTGCGGTAGGCTTTAATAGGGGATTGCCATGTGAGACGAGGGACTCGTAATCCATAAGTTCGATGGGGCAACCAGCCGCCTTTGCAGCGTTGGCTTCCATCTCGTAACTTGAGTCGACCTTGTGTCGTGCGAAAGGTTCGCTACAGAAAATAATCATCGGTCCATGCTACACGTCTGTTTGGCACATTACGTGCCGAAGACTACGATTAACGCAAAAAAGAGAAGCGACATTGAGGTACTCTCATCCTAGCTGAGTTCCGCGAGTACCTCATGGATCTCCGCCCTTGAGGTTTGACCGCGCGCAAGTTCGTCATCTTCCATGTGGAGGAGTTCGGAAAAGAAGAGGTGACCTGCCTCGACGACCTCGGGGTTCGCGCCCAGCGAAATTGCCGCGAACAACGCGTCTTCAGCCTGAGTGATTCGGCGATTGCGCCGCGCAAAGTCAAAGAGTGCCTCGTAGGAAGGCAAGGCGAGCGCTGATGCGTGGGTTTGGGCGACGTCGTGACGCAAAAACGTCGTGAGTTCGCTTTCGGCAATCAGCGCTGAAGTTGTATCAATCTGGCCCAGCGCGTGCTTAAGGCAGCGGATGGCCCAGGGTGTTGATAGGCGAGCCAAGTCGTCGCGATTGGCCGCGAAGGATGTACGCGCATGCAGTGCGAACAAGCGTCCAAGTTCGGCCGCCAAACGTGGATCAAACTCGTCAACACTCTCGATATCTTCCGAAAAAATGAACTCAGGACGGGTGTTGAACGCATCGGCGATAGCGGCTTGAATCCGGTCTAGAGTGTGCTCAGGGGACTCGATATCCTTGCCCGCCAGAATCTGCCCAAAGGCCTGACTCAGTTGCTGGATGGAACGCATCAGGTAGTCGTTTCGAATCATGAAAAACACCAGTCAAGTGGATGAACTGTCTTTTCGTTTTGGGACGTTCTGTAACACGATGTCGAAGTCACTTGGCTTCGAATCTGATTCGAGCACGCGTCTTTGATGAAACTTCTCATATTCAGCTTCTGCCAGTTTTTTGGCCATCTCATGAGAGATTTTGCCTGCATGATTGAGGATGTCCCGGTCGTTGATTGCGAGAAAGCCATCTAGCTTTTTGATCCAGTCCTTCATGTACATCGGAATTCGACGCATCGCCTGACCTTGAGCGAAGATTAGGTACTGCTCCACAAGGTTGTTGAGCGCCGCCAATTCGTCTTCTGTCAGGTAGTTCTTGGCCGTCGCAATATCCTGTTTCCGAACCTTCGGCCCACGATAACTTGTCAGGCCCATATTGGGCTTGTCCGCATCAACTCGAGAATGAACGATCTCGGCTGCGGTCTGGCCAGTGATGGCCCAATGCATCTTGTTTTGCACTGTCTTGAAAAACTCAATGCTCAGGTCCAACGTTGGGTCATAGTCGATACTCGTGGCATAGATGTCCGTGATCTTCTGGTAGAACCTGCGCTCCGACGTCCTGATGTCCTGAATGCGCCGTTCAAGTTCTTCAAAATAATCGAACGGGTGGTCGGGATTCTTCAGACGTTCGTCGTCCAGTAAGAATCCTTTTCGGATGAACTCAGTGAGTTGTTGCGTCGCCCAGATCCGAAAACGAGTCGCCACGTGGCTTTTGACTCGGTACCCAACCGAGATAATCATGTCCAAATTGTAGTAGTCGAGAAGCCGTTTGACCTCTCTTTTTCCTTCTAAACGAACTGACAAGTATTTCTTGTGAGTTGCCTCGGGTGAGAGCTCAAGTTCTTCATAAACATTAAGAATGTGCAGGCTGATGTTTTGCTGTGTTGTCTGAAAAAGCTCCGCCATTAGCTGTTGAGTCAACCAGACCGTCTCGCCCTCAAGCCGAACATCAAGCTTGAGCTTGCCGTCTTCGGATTGATAGACCAGAAACTGCCCCTTCCCATGCTCCTTGTCTTCTTCGACTGTCATCCTTCTCCTTCAGTCCACTAGACGTGCATTGCACTAGAATGACGCGAGGTGGTCAACCGAAAGAATCTGTAGGCGGAGGGTAGGTCAGCAAGTGACATGAACGTCCTTGCGAAACTTCATTCTAATCGATGGCGCGGCATCGAGATTTCGATATTCCAAGCGAGACGCTCGACGACGTCAATCGAGTCGTTGTTGAAATACGGAACAATTCAACTTGCTGCGCTCAGAGAGCGGTGGATAGGAACTCATAGACGGAGGGGAGGGTGGCAAAGGAAGTGGCGGTCCAGATGTTTGGGAGGGACACGAACTTCAGGTGGTGGCCACGCTGAGGGAAGTTCGCAAGAGGGTTGGGCAACGGCTGGGGTGGGCCGAGCTCGAAGAGCCAGTAGTCAGCGGTGGACGTACTCATCCCGCCGGCTTGTTCCGCTCTCAGAGTGTTGCGCGGCTTGAGCTCTACATTCAGAACCGGCCACACCCAGTAGGCTTGATGCGGTACGGTGCGGTCCGAAATCACCAGGAATCGGACTTCGCGGATGATGTAGGGGTCAATGCCTTCGCGCTCGGATGCCTCAAAACGCATATGAAACCAGCGCGCGGCACCGCTCCTAAAGCCTTCCAGATAGTCTTGGCTGCGCGGGTTCGCGTCGTCCTGACCGATGCGCTGAGGAGGACCGGTCACGACCATGGTCAGGTTTGTATAACGTTCGTGACGCATTCCGGCCGTGGGGATTCGCGCCGACTTCCACGCAAAAACACGGTCATCCACCACCCCAAATCGTTCTTTGAAATAGCGCGTGAGCCAGGCGCGGCCGTCAGGGGAGGGGAGTAGCGGGAACGCGCCGATGCCCACCTCATCTACCTCCTGAAAGTACGGGTGCACGGCCTCCATGTTCTCAGCGGACTGATGGAAGAAGCCCGGATAGAGCGCGAACGCGCCCACCACCGGCCGCACCCGCTCACCCGGCCCGACCTGCCGTGTAATCGCATCGCGGAATCGATGCATCTGGTTGATGGCATCGTCTGGAACTCGGTCGGGCTCCATGTCCGGATTCAGGCGGTACTTCGCGTCGAAGAGCCAGAAGAGGCAGCCCACGCGCTGCCGAGTCTCCACAAACCCGAGCTCGTCCACGAGTAGGCGTTTGACCTCCAGCAGGCACCAGACCTCGTAGAGTTGCGCAATAGTCTTGGTGCCCACGGCAACGCCCTGGTCGAGCACGTTGAAGTAGAGTTTGAGCTCCTCCCAACACCTGTAAACCTCCGAATAACCTGCGCGCCCTTGGAGCGTGAGCGACTCCTGCATCATGCCGCGAAAATCCCCGACCTCGCGGAATAGCGGGTGATTGAGATTCGTCTCGAAAGGCTCCTTCCATCGCACAATCTGATTCACGAATGCCTCGGAGAACGTCTCATGCTCGCCGTCCACGCGCGAAAGCTCGGACGCGAAGCGTTTGAGGTTCCGGCAAACTTCGGCGACCACCATCTTCACAAAGCGGTTCTCCATGGTGTCCACGTGGAGGCGTTTTTCTGTGATGGCGTAGCGGCGCTCAAAGTGCCCGGCCTGAAGGCCTTCCTTGATGCGTTCTTCCTGCCGAGGACTGAGCGCACCTTTGATTTGCGCCGGCTTCTTCCAACGCACAGTCTCAGTGAGACGATTATGCGGCGCGTTCAGTACTCGCCGCACTCCATCCGCCAACTCATGGTGCAAGGACTCAAAGCGCTTTAACCACAACAACGGGAAGTGCGGGCCCTGCCGCCCTTTGCCCTCCGAGCCGTCCGTCAAAGCATTCAACGAGTAGCGCCAGAGCGGAAAGGCGCGGTCAATCTCGGCGCTCAGGTCGCGGTAGTCCGTCTGAATATCAAGCTTCGTCGCGTGGACCTCGCACTCGAAGACTTCGTCCACCATTTGGCCGCTACGGAGTTTGTAGCGAATAGGCAGGGTCCGACGCCCAACATGGTTCTGAAAGTCCACCTGGCCCCTCAGAAGCGCCTTCTGATAGCGATTATGGAAAAGGAACTGGGTGTTGATGCGCGTGAGCGGATGTTGGGGGGCGGCTCGAAGCTTAGGTCCACCAAAGCGACGAGCGTCCGCTCCAACATCTTCAGACTGCGCTCAACGTTGCGAGTGCTTATCCAAAGAACCCAGGCATCGGTGCGTATCGGCTCGAATTCATGCATCGGATCAGGGCCAGAATGTTTTGAAGCCTTGGTCTGGTAGTGGATATCGAACTGGTTTGCGGCAGTCTCTTAGGCTAAGATTACTCAAGACAACAAGACAACACGAGATGGACCAAAGAAAAGGTTTGAATTAGATTCGAGTGTGGAACACTTGTGGATTGTTTTTGTTAGGGAGACACCTTTTGGTATGACAAGCGATGAATTCAAAGAGTTGGTGGAATGGGTTGTCAACGGTTTGAACAACGAAGTCTTCGCAACTATAAGCGACGCTTTGAAGTCGACCCCAAGCATCCGTGGGCATCTAAACCCAGCTTTTCCTTATCCCCGGAAACTTCGAATCGCAGTCTTGGGTTCCCACCTAGTTGTTGAGTATGTTGGCCCTGAGGACCCAAGAACCGAAACTGTCGACATTGAGGCCGTTATTCGCCCAGATTGGACGGTCTTAGATTTCCTTGGGATCGATATCTCTCACTTGTCTAGCTTCCACTTCCCGATGACAACAGCCGTCAAGAACTCCCAAGTGTTCCTTGGCGATGCGATCAACCTCTTGGGCGACTACATGTACGATGTGGTCAGCAACCCAAACGATTTAATACTAAACGCCTTTCCTGACTTTACGACTCAGGCTGAGCCGACCTACGTTTCGAACACCACGTTCTTGTGGTCGGACTCCAAAGGTGCGTTGCGGATTCGCCGAATTGACTTCCTTGAAGTGTTCCCAATTCAGGAAGGAGAATGGTCCTTTCACTCTGAGGAGGGTTTTAGGCATCTGGCACAATTCCTCTTGAATCATCGAGTCCCCGCGTATGAAGTGGCTCTTCATAAACAACTCAATGAATTTATCGAGTTGGTTGGTCAAAAAGATGTACCTGAACCAAAGATTACCGGTTTTCTTGCGAAACACCCGGAATTCCTCCAACTCGCGTTCGGGGCGCACGCCGTCTACCCCGAAACTCTGCTGGAGTGGCAATATGCTACGGGCAAACAGAATCTCAAACCTGACTTCTTGATAGTAAAGATGGATGGTTACGCTGATATCTTTGAATTCAAGCTGCCACGTTTGAAAGGCTCTGCGATGGTTGGGAAGAAGACCCGCAGTCGTCCATCAGCGGAAGTTGATAGCGCACTCGCGCAGATCGATGAGTATGAAGAGTGGTCATCACAGGAGGTAAATCGCCAGTGGCTGGAAAAAACCAAGGGAATCAAAATCTACACGCCACACACTTACTTAGTTATGGGACATCGTGACGACTTCACGTCGGAAGACCGTCAGAGACTCCGCAAACGGAGGAACGCCACGATATTTACCTACGACGAGTTCATTGAGATGACACGTATGCAGTTGTATCGGGTAAGATGAGAAAAGGATGAACATGAGGACATGCGAGAAATGTAGAGAGGTGATGCACCTCGTCAATAAATGTGACCTGCCTGCGGAATGACAGATGAGTACCCGACCTATCAGTGTGATAATTGCGGGGGGATGGAAATCGTCGTTCATTTCGAAGACCATATGGACACCATTACTGACTCAATGCGTGCTGACGGTGGGTCGGCAGATGGCGAGTATGAAGTGGCGTTGCTGGTTCGCGAGGATGGTGCCCAGAGTAGCCGTGAGCGACGACCGAGGCTGACCGGGGATGCTGGGTTGGTGAGCAATGCCAGCAACCCTGAGAGATTCCGGTCATCGAAGTCTGACGAGGAATTAGCGGCGGTCGAAAAGGTGAGGATGGTCTACAATGCGGTGCACGGGAAGTCATTCACCAAAGTAGAGGCAGAACTCAACGTTGATCATGAGGTTGACGTATGGCTCGTTGATGGTTTCTCCAAGGTCGGCTTTCAGGTAACAAAGCTCGATGCGGCGCCATGGGCCGATCTGGCGAAGAGTGGCTCGTTCGTGGCCGATGGCCCGCTGGAAGACGAGTTGCATAGGCTAATGCAGACGATCAAGAAAAAGCAAAGCTAGGCAGGCAAAGGCGTGAACTTGGTGCTCGATGCTTGGCCTGTAGTCCCAATGGGAGTTCTCGACACATTCGTGAGGTATGCACAGCGTGAACTGGAAACTCTAAGCTACGACGAGATATGGTACGCTGAACCAGGCGGATTAGGGAGAGTTCGGCGGCTCTATCCTCCTCATGCGGAGTCTGACGATTTTGAAGAATAGTCGTGCACTGGCACCCGGTGAACGTGCTTCTGTAAAAACGCAAGTACCTCTCATCAAACGACTCATTCCAATCAGTTTGAAGATTTGATGTCTATAAAAGACGGCCAATGCAGAGGGTTTGAAATCACCGTAGTCCGAAGTTGTGCAGTCAGGTTTTGCTGTGCCTTCAGTAGACTGTGGAAGGAGTGCCGAATCGATATCTCCTTTCTTGGAAAGATGGCTTAGATGTTGCGACTGACCATCTGAAAGGTTGTAAGTAGTGTTCTTGTGTTTTTGGAATGAGGCTTAGGAAGACCAATGATTGACCCCACCCACTACTTTGCCTCCAACGACTCAATTGCTAAGTCGATGTCGGAGGTGTTGCGAAGTATTGAAGCGGTGAATCACTACGCCCAAGCGCGTCTTCTTAGGGTTTTCTGGCGCGGCCAAGCTCACCATGAATGGGGACTTCTTTCTTCACTGGTCCGTAGTCTTGCCGCATCGGGTCCTGTTGAGGATAAGACTCTGAATCTGATCGAGGAAAGACTCTTGGGAGAAGCGACCGAATGGATCAAAGAGTTGTCGGATCAGAAATACTCAGATCCACTTGCCAAACTCGCCTATCTTCAGCATCACGGGGTTCCCACCCGTCTTTTGGACTTTACTTCCTGTCCTTGGACTGCCCTGTTTTTCGCTACAGAGGACTACGACATAGTGGATGGACGATTGTTTGCTATTCTAGTGGAAGAGGCCGACGTATTGTCGAAAACGCCAGAGGGCAGGCCGTGGATAAAGTACAGCACCAAGGAAATTAAAGTGTTTGATGCAGTAAGAGCCGGCGTATCGTTTCCTCGACTGGAATCGCAACGTGGAGTATTGGTGTTTGGGCGTCTACCAAGTACTACACCTTATCGAAAGGCTCATGACGTTTTGCTGGGAGAGGAACGAAGCCTGTTGGCGGAAGAAGTTCGCAGGATACTTTCTATTCCGATCAAGATTAGCCATTTTGACCCGTCGAAGGGAGCAGATTCAATTTCTCAACGGGTGAAGCCACCTATCGCCGTCACTTTTCGGATCCACGTCGACAAGGAATCCGTCCGTCGAGATTTGGCGGGACGTGGATCAGGGAAGAAGATATCGCCTTCTAACCTCAAAATAACGCACCAACACGTTTATCCTGATGTGGGAGGTATGGTAGGCCACTCCAAGACGCTGACAGGTCTTCGTCGACAACTAATGATCCTCTAGAGATTCAGAAGCAGACGGGTAATCTGATTCAGCGATGAATGAATCGTGTAGGTATCAACATGTCAACATGGCTGTTGTGTCTTCGCTGATTGTGACCGCGAGGAAACCAATAGCCCATGCCTGCTCAAGTAATAAACAGTTTCGAACACGATTAGAATCAACGTGGAACACCCCTCGTTAAGAATCCCCTACTTAGCCAGAAACCGTGTTTCAACTTCGAGATAGTCTACGTCTAAGCCCTGCCGATACACGCGGAATTGTTCTGCACTGCGAAAATCACCTGCGTTCAGCTCCAACGCGAAGGGGAAAAGAGCAGGATGCGAGACAAGTTGATTTAGTGGGGCCGAACCTCCTTCAGAGTCGTAACCGTCCGACAGACCACGTTCTTGTCCGCATGATGAGGCAGGCGTAGGTCAAGCTCTCAATCCTAACGGAGAGGAGAGTATGTCAGGAAAACGGTCAAAACCCAAAAATGCATCGTGGTGGTCGGCTCAGATCGGAGCCTGGGAGCGCAGCGGACTCACTCAGGCTGATTTCTGCAGGGCTCGTGGGCTGAGTATTTCGTCGTTCTCAAACTGGCGAAGCAAGTTGTTGAAAGAAGAGCGGCCCGAGACTTCGACGCAGACCGCGCTCGTGAGAAAGCATCCCACGGCATCTAAGTTCATCACAGTGGATATTCCGGTGGCCCCAGCACCTCTGGTGCGTGTTTCAGTCGGGTCGGTGACGGTGGATTTCGACACGTTACCACCACCTGTCTGGGTTGCTGAGCTTGGGTCGTTTGGAGGTCGATGATGCTGAGTTTTGCCTCGTCTGTACGCATCTTGATTGGCATCAAACCGGTGGACATGCGCAAGGGTGTCGACGGTTTGTGCCAGCTCGCTGAGGCAGAACTCGGTGGGGATATCTACTCCGGCGCAGTGTTCGTGTTTCTGTCGCGACCCCGTGACAAGATTAAGATTCTGACCTGGGATACGGGTGGATTTGTGGTGCTCTACTAGTGGCTTGAGGCCGGTCAATTCAAGATGCCGAGAGTGGGCGACTTCGATAAGGTCTGCCGCCTTGAGGCGACTCAGCTGACGATGCTACTTCGCGGCATCGACTTAAGTCGTGTTCGAAAACCGGTCTTGTGGGAGCCTCCACCGAGCTAAAGAAAATGGATCGACATAAGCTCGGAACTATGATCAAAAATCATCGATGGATGAGGTCATTGAAATCCCAGATCTGGAAGAAATCAAGGATCTTGGCACAGCCAAGCTCTTATTGAAGTACATCAGCCAGGCAGCCGATCAGCAGGCCAGAACCAACCAACACCTGCTCGAGACGATCGAGGCACTACGCCACGAAATCTCAGAATTGAAACGTGCACTTTTTGGTCAGAAGTCCGAGCGTGTCCCCGACCAATGGCGAAACAGCCACACTTGCAGACCTTACGCTCGCGGTGGTGCTCTCGGCGGATCACCCGGGCTGGCACGTATTCGTATTCTTCGCTGACTTCGGGACTTAGGTCGTCAGCAGCTTCAAGACTACCGCCACATTGCGCACATTCGGTCTCGACAATCGCGTGTTCAACGATCTCTGTCGGTGTTTCATCGCGTCGACTTTGTCGGGTTTTCTCGCGCTTCTCTTTTGAGCGCTCCAGACGCTTGGCACGCTCTTCAGGCGTCTCTTTCTTCTTTTGAGAGGCGTTCAGGTCGCGCTTGAGCAGCGCCGAGGTGCTTTCGCCACTGAGCCAACGCATTCTGGAGCTCATCGCGTCCTCTTCCCACGTCAACGCGGATGAAACCTCTTTGAAGGTCCAGGCCACCGGTGAATGCCGCCGTGCCTTTGTCTGGGACTTCATTGCGACCAACGACAACCACACGATGGTCGCATATCTCTTCAGCGCCGACCGCAGCGGACAGACGCCCATCAAGGTGCTTGGCGACTCCACCGGCGTGCTCCAGGTCGATGGTTTTACCGGCTACAATCAGGTCACAACCCCTGACAAACGCGAACGCGCAGGGTGCTGGGCTCATGCGCGGCGCAAGTATTTTGGGGCATTGGACTCCGCGCCAGACGAGGCGCAGTGGGCTATCGACAAGATCCGCGAGATCTATGAAGTCGAGTATCTGGCGGCCGAGAAGAAGGTGCTGGGCAGGCCCCAACACCTGACCCTGCGAAAGGCGAAAAGCAAAGGACTCGTCTAAGAATTGATGACGTGGGCTGACGACGAAAAGCCGAAACATCGGCCCAAAAGTCCGCTCGGTGCTGCACTGACCTATACGCTCAACCAGCGAAAATCTCTCGAG
This Microvenator marinus DNA region includes the following protein-coding sequences:
- a CDS encoding Shedu anti-phage system protein SduA domain-containing protein, whose protein sequence is MTSDEFKELVEWVVNGLNNEVFATISDALKSTPSIRGHLNPAFPYPRKLRIAVLGSHLVVEYVGPEDPRTETVDIEAVIRPDWTVLDFLGIDISHLSSFHFPMTTAVKNSQVFLGDAINLLGDYMYDVVSNPNDLILNAFPDFTTQAEPTYVSNTTFLWSDSKGALRIRRIDFLEVFPIQEGEWSFHSEEGFRHLAQFLLNHRVPAYEVALHKQLNEFIELVGQKDVPEPKITGFLAKHPEFLQLAFGAHAVYPETLLEWQYATGKQNLKPDFLIVKMDGYADIFEFKLPRLKGSAMVGKKTRSRPSAEVDSALAQIDEYEEWSSQEVNRQWLEKTKGIKIYTPHTYLVMGHRDDFTSEDRQRLRKRRNATIFTYDEFIEMTRMQLYRVR
- a CDS encoding FRG domain-containing protein gives rise to the protein MIDPTHYFASNDSIAKSMSEVLRSIEAVNHYAQARLLRVFWRGQAHHEWGLLSSLVRSLAASGPVEDKTLNLIEERLLGEATEWIKELSDQKYSDPLAKLAYLQHHGVPTRLLDFTSCPWTALFFATEDYDIVDGRLFAILVEEADVLSKTPEGRPWIKYSTKEIKVFDAVRAGVSFPRLESQRGVLVFGRLPSTTPYRKAHDVLLGEERSLLAEEVRRILSIPIKISHFDPSKGADSISQRVKPPIAVTFRIHVDKESVRRDLAGRGSGKKISPSNLKITHQHVYPDVGGMVGHSKTLTGLRRQLMIL
- the tnpA gene encoding IS66 family insertion sequence element accessory protein TnpA, which translates into the protein MSGKRSKPKNASWWSAQIGAWERSGLTQADFCRARGLSISSFSNWRSKLLKEERPETSTQTALVRKHPTASKFITVDIPVAPAPLVRVSVGSVTVDFDTLPPPVWVAELGSFGGR
- the tnpB gene encoding IS66 family insertion sequence element accessory protein TnpB (TnpB, as the term is used for proteins encoded by IS66 family insertion elements, is considered an accessory protein, since TnpC, encoded by a neighboring gene, is a DDE family transposase.), giving the protein MMLSFASSVRILIGIKPVDMRKGVDGLCQLAEAELGGDIYSGAVFVFLSRPRDKIKILTWDTGGFVVLY
- a CDS encoding IS66 family transposase zinc-finger binding domain-containing protein, producing the protein MRWLSGESTSALLKRDLNASQKKKETPEERAKRLERSKEKREKTRQSRRDETPTEIVEHAIVETECAQCGGSLEAADDLSPEVSEEYEYVPARVIRREHHRERKVCKCGCFAIGRGHARTSDQKVHVSILRFRGVVPRSSRAGVGWFWPADRLPG